From Streptomyces sp. NBC_00237, a single genomic window includes:
- a CDS encoding LysR family transcriptional regulator, whose amino-acid sequence MTEWDIKKLRILRTLRERGTVTATAEALLMTPSAVSQQLSNLAKQLDVTLLEAHGRRVRLTDAAHLVLRHAEAVFAQLERADAELEGYAKGDTGEVRIGAFSTAVPALVVPAVRRLRVTHPGLEVRVREAEAAEAYDLLSDGTVDLALSLAAHAPTARDPRFARIPLLADPLDVALPTHHPLAAAPGLRLADLSGEAWIFGGSGPWSEITTAACEAAGFVPVQAHSAAGWTAILAMVEAGMGVALVPRMAAAERRTGVVMRVLEADRPRRHVVAAVRRGAEDGPAVGRTLAALRTVAAERG is encoded by the coding sequence ATGACCGAGTGGGACATCAAGAAGCTGCGCATCCTGCGGACCCTGCGCGAGAGGGGCACCGTGACGGCCACCGCCGAGGCGCTGCTGATGACGCCCTCAGCCGTCTCCCAGCAACTCTCCAACCTCGCCAAACAGCTCGACGTCACCCTCCTGGAGGCGCACGGCCGCCGGGTCCGCCTCACCGACGCGGCCCACCTCGTGCTCCGGCACGCGGAGGCGGTCTTCGCGCAACTGGAACGAGCGGACGCCGAGTTGGAGGGCTACGCGAAGGGCGACACGGGAGAGGTGCGGATCGGCGCCTTCTCGACGGCCGTGCCCGCCCTCGTCGTACCCGCCGTACGTCGCCTGCGTGTGACGCATCCGGGCCTGGAGGTACGGGTGCGGGAGGCCGAGGCGGCAGAGGCGTATGACCTCCTCTCCGACGGCACCGTCGACCTCGCCCTCTCGCTCGCCGCGCACGCGCCCACCGCCCGAGACCCTCGGTTCGCCCGCATCCCGCTGCTCGCCGACCCCCTCGACGTGGCGCTCCCCACGCACCACCCCCTCGCCGCCGCCCCCGGCCTGCGGCTCGCGGACCTGTCCGGCGAAGCATGGATCTTCGGCGGCAGCGGTCCCTGGTCGGAGATCACCACCGCCGCCTGTGAGGCGGCCGGATTCGTGCCCGTACAGGCGCACAGCGCCGCCGGGTGGACCGCCATCCTGGCGATGGTCGAGGCGGGCATGGGCGTCGCCCTGGTACCCCGGATGGCCGCCGCCGAGCGCCGCACCGGTGTCGTCATGCGCGTACTGGAGGCCGACCGGCCCCGACGGCACGTGGTGGCCGCGGTGCGACGGGGCGCGGAGGACGGCCCCGCGGTGGGCCGGACGCTGGCGGCGCTGCGGACGGTCGCGGCCGAACGGGGCTGA
- a CDS encoding S8 family serine peptidase, with the protein MTATPQPSAPRAGGVRRTARIAFAASLVAALCATAPLPAFAAGTPDPTPPAPKSAEAKLGSVDEALLTEAQTSGAKDVTVMVATAPGATEQVKAQFDGVPGASVGRTDDALGYVRATLPIAKAEAALKSAAKLSSVHAIDLKQEIKLDDPTPSGDRAQGAAKAAVGSYPAPGKDTPAENPYNPSFETGAVDFVKKNPTADGRGVTIGILDSGVDLGHPALQKTTTGERKIVDWVTATDPVADGDLTWRPMITEVKGPTFTAGGRTWTAPEGTYKFNLFRENSTAGGDAKGDLNRDGDTTDVWGVLYDQAAGTVRVDLDNDGDFADETAMTPYKDKFQVGYFGKDNPATDVVEQVPFVVEFRKDVVYNQAGAKADFVNIGLIESEHGTHVAGITAANKLFGGKMNGAAPGAKLVSSRACTWDGGCTNIALTEGMTDLVKNRGVDIVNMSIGGLPALNDGNNARAELYTRLIDTYGVQLVISAGNSGPGTNTIGDPGLADKVISVGASISKETWAANYGSAVKSAYAMMPFSSRGPREDGGFAPTITAPGSAINTTQTWLPGGPVAEAGYPLPAGYQMLQGTSMASPQAAGASALLISAAKQAKLDLTPAKLRTALISQADRIKGAQAHEQGAGLINVVDAWKSLKKGATAHEYTVKAPVDTAMEQALKTPGFGTGLYDREGGLKAGQKKTYDITITRTSGPAGDVRHELHFENNNGTFKVVGNDVVKLPLNTPVTVKVSAQPRTGGIHSAVLEVSDKATEGIDKQILTTVVAADEVAKPGYTLKKSGTATRNASTSYFVNVPAGAKNLEVALGGLAAGSQTRFISIHPYGVPSDPTSTTNCYPNYNNPANTCRPDVRSYKEPAAGVWEIEVESRRTSPLLDNPYTLDVTLLGAGFDPAVKVVPEAKVGTPAPVEWKVTNNFGALTGKLKGGSLGSAKVAKPTIKQGETQETTVVLGEGAERLDVAIGKVSDAKADLDLVVLKDGKEVGKAADGDSEEAVSLLKPAAGTYTIVVDGYSIPAGTTTYDYRDVFFAASLGSVTADETKQVELANGASAQVTASVNVGGAAPEGRQFFGEVQLLNARGTVAGTGSVQIEKVVQ; encoded by the coding sequence ATGACCGCCACCCCCCAGCCTTCCGCGCCGCGCGCGGGCGGCGTCAGACGTACCGCGCGAATAGCCTTCGCGGCCTCGCTGGTTGCCGCGCTGTGTGCGACCGCGCCGCTGCCCGCCTTCGCCGCGGGCACGCCCGACCCCACTCCCCCGGCTCCCAAGTCCGCCGAGGCCAAGCTCGGCAGTGTCGACGAGGCGCTGCTCACCGAGGCGCAGACGTCCGGCGCGAAGGACGTCACCGTGATGGTGGCGACCGCGCCGGGTGCGACGGAGCAGGTCAAGGCCCAGTTCGACGGCGTACCGGGGGCGAGCGTCGGGCGTACGGACGACGCGCTCGGCTACGTGCGGGCCACGCTGCCCATCGCGAAGGCCGAAGCCGCGCTGAAGTCGGCCGCGAAGCTCTCCAGCGTCCACGCGATCGACCTCAAGCAGGAGATCAAGCTCGACGACCCGACACCGTCCGGCGACCGCGCCCAGGGCGCCGCCAAGGCGGCTGTGGGCTCGTACCCGGCACCGGGGAAGGACACCCCCGCCGAGAACCCGTACAACCCGTCCTTCGAGACCGGCGCCGTCGACTTCGTGAAGAAGAACCCGACGGCGGACGGGCGCGGCGTCACCATCGGCATCCTGGACTCGGGCGTCGACCTCGGTCACCCGGCGCTCCAGAAGACCACCACCGGCGAGCGCAAGATCGTCGACTGGGTGACGGCGACGGACCCGGTGGCCGACGGCGACCTGACCTGGCGTCCGATGATCACCGAGGTCAAGGGCCCGACCTTCACGGCCGGCGGCCGGACCTGGACGGCGCCCGAGGGCACGTACAAGTTCAACCTCTTCCGTGAGAACTCCACCGCCGGCGGCGACGCCAAGGGCGACCTGAACCGCGACGGCGACACCACCGACGTCTGGGGCGTGCTGTACGACCAGGCTGCCGGGACCGTCCGGGTGGACCTCGACAACGACGGCGACTTCGCCGACGAGACCGCGATGACGCCGTACAAGGACAAGTTCCAGGTCGGCTACTTCGGCAAGGACAACCCGGCGACGGACGTCGTCGAGCAGGTCCCCTTCGTGGTCGAGTTCCGCAAGGACGTCGTCTACAACCAGGCCGGTGCCAAGGCCGACTTCGTCAACATCGGGCTCATCGAGAGTGAGCACGGCACCCACGTCGCAGGCATCACCGCCGCCAACAAGCTCTTCGGCGGCAAGATGAACGGCGCGGCCCCGGGTGCGAAGCTCGTGTCCTCCCGTGCCTGCACCTGGGACGGCGGCTGCACCAACATCGCGCTGACCGAAGGCATGACCGACCTGGTCAAGAACCGCGGCGTGGACATCGTCAACATGTCGATCGGCGGTCTGCCCGCGCTCAACGACGGCAACAACGCCCGCGCCGAGCTCTACACCCGCCTGATCGACACCTATGGCGTGCAGCTGGTCATCTCGGCCGGCAACAGCGGCCCGGGCACCAACACCATCGGCGACCCCGGTCTGGCCGACAAGGTGATCTCGGTCGGCGCGTCCATCTCCAAGGAGACCTGGGCGGCCAACTACGGCTCCGCGGTGAAGTCCGCGTACGCGATGATGCCGTTCTCCTCCCGGGGCCCGCGTGAGGACGGCGGCTTCGCGCCGACGATCACTGCGCCCGGTTCGGCGATCAACACCACCCAGACCTGGCTGCCCGGCGGCCCGGTCGCCGAGGCGGGCTACCCGCTCCCGGCCGGTTACCAGATGCTCCAGGGCACCTCGATGGCCTCCCCGCAGGCGGCGGGCGCCTCGGCGCTGCTGATCTCGGCCGCCAAGCAGGCCAAGCTGGACCTGACCCCGGCGAAGCTGCGCACCGCGCTGATCAGTCAGGCCGACCGCATCAAGGGCGCGCAGGCGCACGAGCAGGGTGCCGGTCTCATCAACGTCGTCGACGCGTGGAAGTCCCTGAAGAAGGGCGCCACCGCGCACGAGTACACGGTGAAGGCCCCGGTCGACACCGCGATGGAACAGGCGCTCAAGACGCCCGGCTTCGGCACCGGTCTGTACGACCGTGAGGGCGGCCTGAAGGCCGGTCAGAAGAAGACGTACGACATCACGATCACCCGTACCTCGGGTCCGGCCGGTGACGTCCGGCACGAGCTGCACTTCGAGAACAACAACGGCACCTTCAAGGTCGTCGGCAACGACGTCGTGAAGCTTCCGCTGAACACGCCGGTCACCGTGAAGGTCTCCGCGCAGCCCCGCACCGGCGGCATCCACAGCGCCGTCCTGGAGGTGTCCGACAAGGCCACCGAGGGCATCGACAAGCAGATCCTCACCACCGTCGTCGCCGCCGACGAGGTGGCGAAGCCCGGATACACGCTGAAGAAGTCGGGTACGGCAACGCGCAACGCCTCCACCTCGTACTTCGTGAACGTCCCGGCGGGCGCGAAGAACCTGGAGGTCGCACTCGGCGGACTCGCGGCGGGCAGCCAGACCCGGTTCATCTCGATCCACCCGTACGGTGTGCCGTCCGACCCGACGTCGACGACGAACTGCTACCCGAACTACAACAACCCGGCCAACACCTGCCGCCCCGACGTCCGCTCCTACAAGGAGCCGGCTGCGGGCGTCTGGGAGATCGAGGTCGAGTCGCGCCGTACGTCGCCGCTGCTGGACAACCCGTACACGCTGGACGTGACGCTGCTGGGCGCGGGCTTCGACCCGGCCGTCAAGGTCGTCCCCGAGGCGAAGGTCGGCACTCCGGCCCCCGTCGAGTGGAAGGTCACCAACAACTTCGGCGCGCTCACCGGCAAGCTGAAGGGCGGCTCGCTGGGCTCCGCGAAGGTCGCCAAGCCGACCATCAAGCAGGGTGAGACGCAGGAGACCACGGTCGTCCTGGGCGAGGGCGCCGAGCGCCTCGACGTCGCCATCGGCAAGGTCTCCGACGCCAAGGCCGACCTGGACCTGGTGGTCCTCAAGGACGGCAAGGAGGTCGGCAAGGCCGCCGACGGCGACTCCGAGGAGGCCGTCAGCCTGCTCAAGCCCGCCGCCGGTACGTACACGATCGTCGTGGACGGCTACTCGATCCCGGCCGGCACCACCACGTACGACTACCGCGACGTGTTCTTCGCGGCGTCGCTCGGTAGTGTCACCGCCGACGAGACGAAGCAGGTGGAGCTCGCCAACGGCGCGTCCGCCCAGGTCACGGCGTCGGTGAACGTCGGGGGCGCGGCGCCGGAAGGGCGCCAGTTCTTCGGCGAGGTGCAGCTGCTGAACGCACGCGGCACGGTCGCGGGCACCGGCAGCGTGCAGATCGAGAAGGTCGTCCAGTAA
- the alc gene encoding allantoicase: MTTNESDPHANDAAPYGGGDPYADYRGAGDLPFTELVDLADRRLGAGVIAANDEFFAERENLLIRERAVFDPEHFGHKGKIMDGWETRRRRGVDAQHPFPEAEDHDWAIIRLGAAGVIRGIIVDTAHFRGNYPQRVSIQATAVEGSPSPERLLADDVKWEEIVPVTPVRGHAANAFEIDVERRFTHVRLCQHPDGGVARLRVHGEVVPDPEWLQLLGTVDLVAVQNGGTYEDASDKFYSSPTQIILPGTSRKMDDGWENRRRRVRDTNDWVRFKLVAQGAVRAVEIDTAYLKGNSAGWIALSGRNGDTGDWFEILPRTKLQPDTLHRFKLAAQAVATHVRLDAFPDGGVARMRLHGTVTEQGQTELKARYEDLSN, encoded by the coding sequence ATGACGACCAACGAGAGCGACCCGCACGCCAACGACGCAGCCCCCTACGGCGGAGGCGACCCCTACGCCGACTACCGCGGTGCGGGCGACCTCCCGTTCACCGAGCTCGTCGACCTCGCCGACCGTCGCCTCGGCGCCGGTGTCATCGCCGCCAACGACGAGTTCTTTGCCGAGCGCGAGAACCTCCTCATCCGCGAACGCGCCGTCTTCGACCCGGAGCACTTCGGGCACAAGGGAAAGATCATGGACGGCTGGGAGACCCGCCGCCGCCGCGGCGTCGACGCCCAGCACCCCTTCCCCGAGGCCGAGGACCACGACTGGGCGATCATCCGCCTCGGTGCCGCCGGAGTCATCCGGGGCATCATCGTCGACACCGCCCACTTCCGCGGCAACTACCCGCAGCGCGTCAGCATCCAGGCGACCGCCGTCGAGGGCTCCCCGAGCCCCGAGCGGCTCCTCGCCGACGACGTGAAGTGGGAGGAGATCGTTCCCGTCACACCCGTCAGGGGCCACGCGGCCAACGCGTTCGAGATCGACGTCGAGCGCCGCTTCACGCACGTGCGCCTGTGCCAGCACCCCGACGGCGGCGTCGCCCGCCTGCGCGTGCACGGCGAGGTCGTCCCGGACCCCGAGTGGCTCCAGCTCCTGGGCACCGTCGACCTCGTCGCCGTACAGAACGGCGGCACCTACGAGGACGCGTCGGACAAGTTCTACTCGTCGCCGACGCAGATCATCCTGCCCGGCACCTCCCGCAAGATGGACGACGGCTGGGAGAACCGCCGCCGCCGGGTGCGCGACACCAACGACTGGGTGCGCTTCAAGCTCGTCGCCCAGGGCGCCGTCCGCGCCGTCGAGATCGACACCGCCTACCTCAAGGGCAACTCCGCCGGGTGGATCGCGCTCAGCGGCCGCAACGGCGACACCGGCGACTGGTTCGAGATCCTCCCCCGGACGAAGCTCCAGCCCGACACCCTGCACCGGTTCAAGCTCGCCGCGCAGGCCGTCGCCACCCACGTGCGCCTCGACGCCTTCCCCGACGGCGGCGTCGCCCGCATGCGCCTGCACGGCACCGTCACCGAGCAGGGCCAGACCGAGCTCAAGGCCCGCTACGAGGACCTGAGCAACTAG
- a CDS encoding aspartate-semialdehyde dehydrogenase, which translates to MRVGIVGATGQVGGVVLRILAERKFPVTELRLFASARSAGSTLEWDGKPVTIEDASAADYTGLDIVIFSAGGSTSKALAEKVAAQGAVVIDNSSAWRRDPEVPLVVSEVNPHAVADRPKGIIANPNCTTMAAMPVLKPLHGEAGLLTMIATTYQAVSGSGLAGVAELDGQVKKVVDQAAELTHGGDKVELPEPNVYKKPIAFNVLPLAGNIVDDGSFETDEEQKLRNESRKILEIPELKVSGTCVRVPVFSGHSLQVNLRFERPLTVERAYELLGGAPGVALSEIPTPLEAAGQDVSFVGRIRVDETVDNGLALFLSGDNLRKGAALNAVQIAELVAAELKG; encoded by the coding sequence GTGAGGGTCGGAATCGTCGGAGCCACCGGTCAGGTCGGCGGAGTTGTGCTGCGGATCCTCGCGGAGCGGAAGTTCCCGGTCACGGAGCTGCGGCTGTTCGCCTCGGCGCGGTCCGCCGGTTCGACGCTGGAGTGGGACGGCAAGCCGGTCACCATCGAGGACGCCTCGGCGGCCGACTACACGGGCCTCGACATCGTGATCTTCTCCGCCGGTGGTTCCACCTCCAAGGCGCTGGCCGAGAAGGTCGCCGCGCAGGGTGCCGTCGTCATCGACAACTCGTCCGCCTGGCGGCGCGACCCCGAGGTGCCCCTCGTGGTGTCCGAGGTGAACCCGCACGCGGTCGCGGACCGCCCCAAGGGCATCATCGCCAACCCGAACTGCACGACGATGGCCGCGATGCCCGTGCTGAAGCCGCTGCACGGCGAGGCGGGCCTCCTCACGATGATCGCCACCACCTACCAGGCCGTGTCCGGCTCCGGTCTGGCCGGTGTCGCCGAGCTCGACGGCCAGGTCAAGAAGGTCGTCGACCAGGCGGCGGAGCTCACCCACGGCGGCGACAAGGTCGAGCTGCCCGAGCCGAACGTCTACAAGAAGCCGATCGCGTTCAACGTGCTGCCGCTGGCGGGCAACATCGTCGACGACGGCTCCTTCGAGACGGACGAGGAGCAGAAGCTCCGCAACGAGTCCCGCAAGATCCTGGAGATCCCGGAGCTGAAGGTCTCCGGCACGTGTGTCCGGGTGCCGGTCTTCTCGGGCCACTCGCTCCAGGTCAACCTGCGTTTTGAGCGACCGCTCACTGTGGAGCGCGCGTACGAGCTGCTCGGCGGCGCACCGGGGGTGGCGCTCTCCGAGATCCCGACGCCTCTGGAGGCGGCGGGACAGGACGTCTCCTTCGTCGGTCGCATCCGCGTCGACGAGACCGTCGACAACGGCCTCGCACTGTTCCTCTCCGGCGACAACCTCCGCAAGGGTGCGGCGCTGAACGCCGTACAGATCGCGGAGCTGGTGGCGGCGGAGCTCAAGGGCTGA
- the pepN gene encoding aminopeptidase N, with translation MPGTNLTREEAQERARLLTVDAYEVELDLSGAQEGGTYRSVTTVRFESAEDGAASFIDLVAPTVHEVVLNGEALDAKAVFAASRIALPSLRGGANELKVVADCAYTNTGEGLHRFVDPVDEQAYLYTQFEVPDARRVFASFEQPDLKATFQFTVKAPTGWTVISNSPTPEPKDDVWTFEPTPRISTYITALIVGPYHAVHSVYEGKDGQRVPLGIYCRPSLAEHLDADDIFAVTRQGFDWFQEKFDYDYPFAKYDQLFVPEFNAGAMENAGAVTIRDQYVFRSKVTDAAYETRAETILHELAHMWFGDLVTMEWWNDLWLNESFATYTSIACQAYAEGSKWPHSWTTFANSMKTWAYRQDQLPSTHPIMADIRDLDDVLVNFDGITYAKGASVLKQLVAYVGMDEFFAGVQAYFKAHAFGNTQLSDLLGALEQTSGRDLKTWSQKWLQTAGINILRPEIETDADGVVTAFAVKQEAPALPTGAKGVPTLRPHRIAIGLYDLDGAGKLVRTDRVELDVDGELTAVDALVGRARPAVVLLNDDDLSYAKVRLDEASLAFVTEHLGDFTESLPRALCWASAWDMTRDGELATRDYLSLVLSGISKESDIGVVQSLHRQVKLALDLYSAPSWREAGLTQWTEATRAHLASAEPGSDHQLAWARAFAATARTPQQLDLLRGLLEGSESVEGLAVDTDLRWAFVNRLAAVGVVDEDEIAAELERDNTSAGQQHAASARAARPTAQAKAEAWASVVESDELTNSLQEAVIGGFVQTDQRELLAPYTEKYFAAVKGVWDSRSHEIAQQIAVGLYPALQVSQETLDATDTWLASAEPSAALRRLVSESRSGVERALKAQAADEAAGA, from the coding sequence GTGCCCGGTACCAATCTGACCCGCGAAGAAGCGCAGGAGCGCGCGCGGCTGCTCACGGTTGATGCGTACGAGGTCGAGCTCGACCTCAGTGGTGCGCAGGAGGGCGGTACGTACCGCTCGGTGACCACGGTGCGCTTCGAGTCCGCCGAGGACGGGGCCGCCAGCTTCATCGACCTGGTCGCGCCGACCGTGCACGAGGTCGTGCTGAACGGTGAGGCACTGGATGCGAAGGCGGTCTTCGCCGCATCGCGCATCGCGCTTCCGTCGCTGCGCGGCGGGGCCAACGAACTGAAGGTCGTCGCGGACTGCGCGTACACCAACACCGGTGAGGGTCTGCACCGCTTCGTGGACCCGGTCGACGAGCAGGCTTATCTGTACACGCAGTTCGAGGTGCCGGACGCGCGGCGGGTGTTCGCGTCGTTCGAGCAGCCCGACCTGAAGGCGACCTTCCAGTTCACCGTGAAGGCCCCGACGGGCTGGACCGTGATCTCGAACTCGCCGACGCCGGAGCCGAAGGACGACGTCTGGACCTTCGAGCCGACGCCGCGCATTTCCACGTACATCACCGCTCTGATCGTCGGCCCGTACCACGCGGTGCACTCGGTGTACGAGGGCAAGGACGGGCAGCGCGTGCCGCTGGGCATCTACTGCCGTCCGTCGCTGGCCGAGCACCTGGACGCGGACGACATCTTCGCCGTCACGCGGCAGGGCTTCGACTGGTTCCAGGAGAAGTTCGACTACGACTACCCGTTCGCGAAGTACGACCAGCTCTTCGTGCCGGAGTTCAACGCGGGCGCGATGGAGAACGCGGGCGCGGTCACCATCCGCGACCAGTACGTGTTCCGCTCGAAGGTCACGGACGCCGCGTACGAGACGCGCGCCGAGACGATCCTGCACGAGCTCGCCCACATGTGGTTCGGCGACCTCGTCACGATGGAGTGGTGGAACGACCTGTGGCTGAACGAGTCGTTCGCCACGTACACCTCGATCGCCTGCCAGGCGTACGCCGAGGGCTCGAAGTGGCCGCACTCCTGGACGACGTTCGCGAACTCCATGAAGACGTGGGCGTACCGCCAGGACCAGCTTCCCTCGACGCACCCGATCATGGCCGACATCCGTGACCTGGACGACGTGCTGGTCAACTTCGACGGCATCACGTACGCCAAGGGCGCGTCGGTCCTGAAGCAGCTTGTGGCGTACGTGGGCATGGACGAGTTCTTCGCGGGCGTGCAGGCGTACTTCAAGGCGCACGCCTTCGGCAACACGCAGCTGAGCGACCTGCTGGGCGCCTTGGAGCAGACCAGTGGCCGCGACCTCAAGACGTGGTCGCAGAAGTGGCTCCAGACGGCCGGGATCAACATCCTGCGCCCGGAGATCGAGACGGACGCCGACGGCGTCGTCACCGCCTTCGCGGTGAAGCAGGAGGCTCCCGCGCTGCCGACCGGTGCAAAGGGCGTCCCGACGCTGCGTCCGCACCGCATCGCGATCGGCCTGTACGACCTGGACGGCGCGGGCAAGCTCGTGCGCACCGACCGCGTCGAGCTGGACGTCGACGGCGAACTGACCGCCGTGGACGCCCTGGTGGGCCGCGCGCGTCCCGCCGTCGTGCTGCTCAACGACGACGACCTGTCGTACGCGAAGGTGCGCCTGGACGAGGCGTCGCTGGCCTTCGTCACCGAGCACCTGGGCGACTTCACCGAGTCGCTGCCGCGCGCCCTGTGCTGGGCGTCCGCGTGGGACATGACGCGCGACGGCGAACTCGCCACCCGTGACTACCTGTCCCTGGTGCTGTCCGGCATCTCCAAGGAGTCGGACATCGGCGTCGTGCAGTCGCTGCACCGTCAGGTGAAGCTGGCGCTGGACCTGTACTCGGCGCCGTCCTGGCGCGAGGCCGGTCTGACGCAGTGGACCGAGGCGACCCGGGCGCACCTGGCGTCCGCCGAGCCGGGCAGCGACCACCAGCTCGCTTGGGCGCGCGCGTTCGCCGCGACCGCGCGCACGCCGCAGCAGCTGGACCTGCTGCGCGGGCTCCTGGAGGGCTCGGAGTCGGTCGAGGGCCTGGCCGTCGACACCGACCTGCGCTGGGCGTTCGTGAACCGTCTGGCGGCCGTGGGCGTCGTCGACGAGGACGAGATCGCGGCGGAGCTGGAGCGCGACAACACCTCGGCCGGCCAGCAGCACGCGGCCTCGGCCCGTGCGGCGCGTCCGACGGCTCAGGCGAAGGCGGAGGCGTGGGCGTCGGTCGTGGAGTCCGACGAGCTGACCAACTCCCTCCAGGAGGCGGTCATCGGCGGCTTCGTGCAGACGGATCAGCGCGAGCTGCTCGCCCCGTACACGGAGAAGTACTTCGCGGCGGTCAAGGGCGTGTGGGACTCGCGTTCGCACGAGATCGCGCAGCAGATCGCGGTGGGCCTGTACCCCGCGCTCCAGGTGTCGCAGGAGACGCTGGACGCGACGGACACCTGGCTGGCGTCGGCGGAGCCGAGTGCGGCGCTGCGGCGGCTGGTGTCGGAGTCGCGGTCGGGTGTTGAGCGTGCGCTCAAGGCGCAGGCAGCGGACGAGGCTGCCGGTGCGTAA
- a CDS encoding nitroreductase family protein: MTVTKNKWEPTHGDPYRPVPYTPARMDAAESLARAAELRTRMDERRTVRQFSTDPVPDQVVRDAIACGATAPSGAHQQPWTFVLVKDPDVRRRIREAAEEEEQISYEGRLGEEWLDALRPLGTDEVKPHLTDAPALIVVFQQRYWLAEDGTKRKHYYVDESVGIAVGMLLSALHLSGLAALIHTPSPMRFLAEVLGRPVNEKAFAVIPVGYPADDCQVPDLVRKSLDQVMVEI; the protein is encoded by the coding sequence ATGACTGTGACAAAGAACAAGTGGGAACCGACCCACGGCGACCCCTACCGGCCGGTGCCCTACACCCCCGCCCGGATGGACGCGGCCGAATCCCTGGCCCGCGCCGCCGAGCTGCGCACCCGCATGGACGAGCGCCGCACGGTCCGCCAGTTCTCCACGGACCCCGTCCCCGACCAGGTCGTCCGCGACGCCATCGCCTGCGGTGCCACCGCCCCCTCCGGCGCCCACCAGCAGCCCTGGACCTTCGTCCTGGTCAAGGACCCGGACGTACGCCGCCGGATACGCGAGGCCGCCGAGGAGGAGGAGCAGATCTCCTACGAGGGCAGGCTCGGCGAGGAGTGGCTCGACGCCCTGCGCCCGCTCGGCACCGACGAGGTGAAACCCCACCTCACCGACGCCCCCGCCCTGATCGTCGTCTTCCAGCAGCGCTACTGGCTCGCCGAGGACGGCACCAAGCGCAAGCACTACTACGTCGACGAGTCGGTCGGCATCGCGGTGGGCATGCTCCTGTCCGCCCTCCACCTCTCCGGCCTCGCCGCCCTCATCCACACCCCGAGTCCCATGCGCTTCCTGGCCGAGGTGCTGGGCCGCCCGGTCAACGAGAAGGCGTTCGCGGTGATCCCGGTCGGCTACCCGGCGGACGACTGCCAGGTCCCCGACCTGGTCCGCAAGTCCCTCGACCAGGTCATGGTCGAGATCTAG
- a CDS encoding DMT family transporter translates to MAVLDRIRTPSGTTTTGTITGTTTGTTTATVRRSVGLGLLLAAVATVVWSGSFVTSRGLHDSVPPIQAAFWRWIVALLAVAPFAVRATWRQRAVLREHLGFVALAALLGVTVYNTLVNQAGLDTPAGTMGMIMAASPVVMAVYERLGGQRLGARRVVGMLIACTGVLLLVSKGSLTLGLSAGAFWMIAAALCFGSYSALLRRKPAEIGGLAFLFSTFVLGALMLAPAYGISLAVQGGFEVRPGTVGPLLYVGVFSSAVAFFAWNKAISLIGAARAGIVYYLQPVCVALLSYAVLGEETGPLQVLCTGLILGGVVLGATTGATGGTRTARTPRTARTTRTARFKGAR, encoded by the coding sequence ATGGCAGTACTCGACCGCATCCGCACACCGAGCGGCACCACCACCACAGGCACGATCACAGGCACCACCACAGGCACGACCACGGCGACGGTACGCAGGAGTGTGGGTCTCGGCCTCCTGCTCGCCGCCGTCGCCACCGTCGTCTGGTCCGGCAGCTTCGTCACCTCGCGCGGTCTGCACGACTCCGTACCGCCGATTCAGGCCGCCTTCTGGCGCTGGATCGTCGCCTTGCTCGCCGTCGCTCCCTTCGCCGTGCGCGCGACCTGGCGGCAGCGCGCCGTGCTCCGCGAGCACCTCGGCTTCGTCGCCCTCGCCGCCCTGCTCGGCGTCACCGTCTACAACACCCTGGTCAACCAGGCCGGACTCGACACCCCCGCCGGAACCATGGGCATGATCATGGCCGCCTCGCCCGTCGTCATGGCGGTGTACGAGCGCCTGGGCGGACAGCGTCTCGGCGCCCGCCGTGTCGTCGGCATGCTGATCGCCTGCACCGGAGTGCTGCTCCTGGTGAGTAAGGGCTCACTCACCCTCGGTCTGTCGGCCGGTGCGTTCTGGATGATCGCCGCCGCCCTGTGCTTCGGCTCGTACAGCGCCCTGCTGCGCCGCAAGCCCGCGGAGATCGGCGGACTGGCCTTCCTCTTCAGCACGTTCGTCCTCGGGGCGCTGATGCTGGCGCCTGCGTACGGCATCAGCCTCGCCGTCCAGGGCGGCTTCGAGGTGCGCCCCGGCACCGTGGGCCCGCTCCTCTACGTCGGCGTCTTCTCCTCCGCCGTCGCCTTCTTCGCCTGGAACAAGGCGATCTCCCTCATCGGCGCCGCCCGTGCGGGCATCGTCTACTACCTCCAGCCGGTGTGCGTGGCGCTGCTGTCGTACGCGGTGCTCGGCGAGGAGACCGGGCCGCTCCAGGTGCTGTGCACGGGGCTCATCCTGGGCGGCGTGGTGCTCGGGGCCACGACCGGCGCCACCGGAGGCACCCGGACCGCCCGTACCCCCCGTACCGCCCGGACAACCCGGACCGCCCGGTTCAAGGGAGCCCGATAA